The following are encoded together in the Platichthys flesus chromosome 9, fPlaFle2.1, whole genome shotgun sequence genome:
- the prg4b gene encoding proteoglycan 4b isoform X2, with the protein MSSTLLCAGIMLACAVTLSEAQTSCKGRCGAEYYRGYMCQCDYTCLIYGECCEDYESQCTTKNSCKGRCGESFNRGRRCTCDSDCFKFKQCCPDYTSHCDAEEPPLLGPEEQPSTFSEENRADEDSTPLVGLTSYLPDDSSDDTNNQLPPDLEFTNTGQEETTPVPEGTSGLGSSTADPLDHVSTEPDLQPDIEEFSPEMVTVISQTEATQTDDEPEDSSDPGTTLAQATTEQVLDQPTPTSAAQAEVSATASNPEPEGTVQPEDDFSPATQATALPEASTDNPEVTTLPFTTAASASTGLTQDDTAVDASQFTTLELTTIPDETTSNPDPLNTESNSGDSTTGLQDPSTSVSPELDAPTTHVPSSTSEARDETTDEVPPQVATADPVKVTDLTERPQPTKPIEQPQPTKPTEPTPSKPTEQTSPSKPSEQTQPSKPSEQPQPSTPIEGTQPFKPTEQTSLSKPTEQTSPSKPTEQTQPTKPTEQTQPSKPTERPQRKPLPLPVKPILVKDPPKGPEIKPVAVAQTLNIYNPRDYQADDSNDTNLCSGRPVGAVTTLRNGTVVVFRGHYFWLLNRHREPGPARGITQVWGVPSPIDTVFTRCSCHGKTYMFKGSQYWRFDNDALDSGYPKVINTGFDGLRGHITAALSVPQYNRRRESVYFFKRGGQVQKYSYQFGTSPSCGRKVQYPVHNVHHRIVRQAVSALGPVINIRTSWTGFPTSITAAVSVPSTREPEGYKYYVFSRSKSYSVRLDGERPVVAAAPAGVSPQSSNFIKCPRT; encoded by the exons ATGTCTTCCACTTTGCTTTGTGCCGGTATTATGTTGGCATGTGCGGTGACACTtagtgaagctcaga CGAGCTGTAAAGGACGATGCGGTGCTGAGTACTACAGGGGTTACATGTGCCAGTGTGATTACACCTGCCTGATTTATGGAGAGTGCTGCGAAGACTATGAATCTCAATGCACCACAA AAAACTCCTGTAAGGGTCGATGTGGAGAATCCTTCAACAGAGGCCGGCGGTGCACCTGCGACTCGGACTGCTTCAAGTTCAAGCAGTGTTGTCCAGATTACACGAGCCACTGTGATGCAGAGG AGCCGCCTCTGCTGGGACCAGAGGAGCAGCCGTCTACGTTCAGTGAGGAAAACAGAGCAG ATGAAGATTCAACTCCTCTGGTTGGTCTCACCTCATATCTACCAGATGACTCCAGTGATG ACACAAACAACCAGCTCCCTCCGGACTTGGAATTCACCAACACTGGACAAGAGGAGACCACTCCAGTCCCAGAAGGCACCAGTGGTTTGGGGTCGTCCACAGCTGATCCCCTGGATCACGTCTCCACTGAACCCGACCTGCAGCCGGACATTGAGGAGTTCAGCCCAGAGATGGTCACAGTCATTTCTCAGACAGAAGCGACTCAGACAGACGATGAACCCGAGG ATTCCAGTGATCCAGGAACAACCCTCGCTCAGGCCACGACAGAGCAGGTCCTGGACCAGCCGACACCAACCTCAGCAGCCCAGGCAGAGGTTTCTGCCACAGCCAGCAACCCAGAGCCGGAGGGTACCGTCCAACCGGAGGACGACTTTTCTCCTGCAACACAGGCGACAGCTCTGCCGGAAGCCTCCACTGATAATCCAGAGGTCACAACCCTTCCATTCaccacagcagcttcagcatctACAGGACTCACACAGGACGACACAGCCGTGGATGCGTCACAGTTCACCACGCTGGAATTGACAACCATCCCTGACGAAACCACTTCCAACCCTGATCCACTAAATACTGAGAGCAACTCAGGGGATTCAACAACGGGGCTTCAAGATCCCTCCACCAGTGTATCCCCAGAGCTCGATGCCCCGACGACTCACGTTCCCTCGTCCACATCGGAAGCACGGGACGAGACCACAGATGAGGTTCCACCACAAGTTGCCACTGCAGATCCAGTGAAAGTCACAGACCTGACCGAGCGACCCCAACCAACCAAACCCATCGAGCAACCACAACCAACCAAACCCACAGAGCCAACACCGTCCAAACCCACCGAGCAAACCAGTCCCTCCAAACCCAGTGAGCAAACCCAACCATCCAAACCCAGCGAGCAACCACAACCATCCACACCCATCGAAGGAACCCAACCATTCAAGCCTACCGAACAAACCAGTCTGTCCAAACCCACCGAGCAAACCAGTCCGTCCAAACCCACCGAGCAAACCCAACCAACCAAACCCACAGAGCAAACCCAACCGTCCAAACCCACCGAGCGACCCCAGAGAAAACCTTTGCCTTTGCCAGTTAAACCAATTCTGGTCAAAGACCCCCCCAAAGGCCCAGAGATTAAACCTGTGGCCGTAGCACAAACTCTGAACATATACAATCCACGAGACTACCAGGCAG ATGACAGCAACGATACGAACCTGTGTAGCGGCCGCCCGGTGGGTGCAGTTACCACCCTGAGGAACGGCACGGTGGTGGTTTTCAGAG gaCACTACTTCTGGCTCCTAAACAGACACAGGGAGCCAGGTCCGGCCAGAGGCATCACACAAGTGTGGGGGGTCCCATCCCCCATTGACACTGTGTTCACGCGCTGCAGCTGTCACGGCAAAACATATATGTTTAAG GGATCTCAGTACTGGAGATTTGACAATGATGCTTTGGACAGTGGTTATCCTAAAGTCATTAATACCGGCTTCGACGGGCTGCGGGGCCACATCACTGCTGCCCTGTCTGTGCCTCAGTacaacaggaggagagagtcCGTGTACTTCTTCAAGAGAG GGGGACAGGTCCAGAAATACTCATACCAGTTTGGCACCAGTCCATCATGTGGCAGGAAAGTCCAGTACCCCGTGCACAATGTCCACCACCGGATTGTTCGACAAGCAG
- the prg4b gene encoding proteoglycan 4b isoform X1: MSSTLLCAGIMLACAVTLSEAQTSCKGRCGAEYYRGYMCQCDYTCLIYGECCEDYESQCTTKNSCKGRCGESFNRGRRCTCDSDCFKFKQCCPDYTSHCDAEEEISGAASATAPVKTSLCDSVNNNKPTEPPLLGPEEQPSTFSEENRADEDSTPLVGLTSYLPDDSSDDTNNQLPPDLEFTNTGQEETTPVPEGTSGLGSSTADPLDHVSTEPDLQPDIEEFSPEMVTVISQTEATQTDDEPEDSSDPGTTLAQATTEQVLDQPTPTSAAQAEVSATASNPEPEGTVQPEDDFSPATQATALPEASTDNPEVTTLPFTTAASASTGLTQDDTAVDASQFTTLELTTIPDETTSNPDPLNTESNSGDSTTGLQDPSTSVSPELDAPTTHVPSSTSEARDETTDEVPPQVATADPVKVTDLTERPQPTKPIEQPQPTKPTEPTPSKPTEQTSPSKPSEQTQPSKPSEQPQPSTPIEGTQPFKPTEQTSLSKPTEQTSPSKPTEQTQPTKPTEQTQPSKPTERPQRKPLPLPVKPILVKDPPKGPEIKPVAVAQTLNIYNPRDYQADDSNDTNLCSGRPVGAVTTLRNGTVVVFRGHYFWLLNRHREPGPARGITQVWGVPSPIDTVFTRCSCHGKTYMFKGSQYWRFDNDALDSGYPKVINTGFDGLRGHITAALSVPQYNRRRESVYFFKRGGQVQKYSYQFGTSPSCGRKVQYPVHNVHHRIVRQAVSALGPVINIRTSWTGFPTSITAAVSVPSTREPEGYKYYVFSRSKSYSVRLDGERPVVAAAPAGVSPQSSNFIKCPRT; the protein is encoded by the exons ATGTCTTCCACTTTGCTTTGTGCCGGTATTATGTTGGCATGTGCGGTGACACTtagtgaagctcaga CGAGCTGTAAAGGACGATGCGGTGCTGAGTACTACAGGGGTTACATGTGCCAGTGTGATTACACCTGCCTGATTTATGGAGAGTGCTGCGAAGACTATGAATCTCAATGCACCACAA AAAACTCCTGTAAGGGTCGATGTGGAGAATCCTTCAACAGAGGCCGGCGGTGCACCTGCGACTCGGACTGCTTCAAGTTCAAGCAGTGTTGTCCAGATTACACGAGCCACTGTGATGCAGAGG AGGAAATCAGTGGAGCAGCCAGTGCAACAGCACCAGTGAAGACTAGTTTATGCGATAgtgtaaacaataacaaacccACAG AGCCGCCTCTGCTGGGACCAGAGGAGCAGCCGTCTACGTTCAGTGAGGAAAACAGAGCAG ATGAAGATTCAACTCCTCTGGTTGGTCTCACCTCATATCTACCAGATGACTCCAGTGATG ACACAAACAACCAGCTCCCTCCGGACTTGGAATTCACCAACACTGGACAAGAGGAGACCACTCCAGTCCCAGAAGGCACCAGTGGTTTGGGGTCGTCCACAGCTGATCCCCTGGATCACGTCTCCACTGAACCCGACCTGCAGCCGGACATTGAGGAGTTCAGCCCAGAGATGGTCACAGTCATTTCTCAGACAGAAGCGACTCAGACAGACGATGAACCCGAGG ATTCCAGTGATCCAGGAACAACCCTCGCTCAGGCCACGACAGAGCAGGTCCTGGACCAGCCGACACCAACCTCAGCAGCCCAGGCAGAGGTTTCTGCCACAGCCAGCAACCCAGAGCCGGAGGGTACCGTCCAACCGGAGGACGACTTTTCTCCTGCAACACAGGCGACAGCTCTGCCGGAAGCCTCCACTGATAATCCAGAGGTCACAACCCTTCCATTCaccacagcagcttcagcatctACAGGACTCACACAGGACGACACAGCCGTGGATGCGTCACAGTTCACCACGCTGGAATTGACAACCATCCCTGACGAAACCACTTCCAACCCTGATCCACTAAATACTGAGAGCAACTCAGGGGATTCAACAACGGGGCTTCAAGATCCCTCCACCAGTGTATCCCCAGAGCTCGATGCCCCGACGACTCACGTTCCCTCGTCCACATCGGAAGCACGGGACGAGACCACAGATGAGGTTCCACCACAAGTTGCCACTGCAGATCCAGTGAAAGTCACAGACCTGACCGAGCGACCCCAACCAACCAAACCCATCGAGCAACCACAACCAACCAAACCCACAGAGCCAACACCGTCCAAACCCACCGAGCAAACCAGTCCCTCCAAACCCAGTGAGCAAACCCAACCATCCAAACCCAGCGAGCAACCACAACCATCCACACCCATCGAAGGAACCCAACCATTCAAGCCTACCGAACAAACCAGTCTGTCCAAACCCACCGAGCAAACCAGTCCGTCCAAACCCACCGAGCAAACCCAACCAACCAAACCCACAGAGCAAACCCAACCGTCCAAACCCACCGAGCGACCCCAGAGAAAACCTTTGCCTTTGCCAGTTAAACCAATTCTGGTCAAAGACCCCCCCAAAGGCCCAGAGATTAAACCTGTGGCCGTAGCACAAACTCTGAACATATACAATCCACGAGACTACCAGGCAG ATGACAGCAACGATACGAACCTGTGTAGCGGCCGCCCGGTGGGTGCAGTTACCACCCTGAGGAACGGCACGGTGGTGGTTTTCAGAG gaCACTACTTCTGGCTCCTAAACAGACACAGGGAGCCAGGTCCGGCCAGAGGCATCACACAAGTGTGGGGGGTCCCATCCCCCATTGACACTGTGTTCACGCGCTGCAGCTGTCACGGCAAAACATATATGTTTAAG GGATCTCAGTACTGGAGATTTGACAATGATGCTTTGGACAGTGGTTATCCTAAAGTCATTAATACCGGCTTCGACGGGCTGCGGGGCCACATCACTGCTGCCCTGTCTGTGCCTCAGTacaacaggaggagagagtcCGTGTACTTCTTCAAGAGAG GGGGACAGGTCCAGAAATACTCATACCAGTTTGGCACCAGTCCATCATGTGGCAGGAAAGTCCAGTACCCCGTGCACAATGTCCACCACCGGATTGTTCGACAAGCAG